One part of the Agelaius phoeniceus isolate bAgePho1 unplaced genomic scaffold, bAgePho1.hap1 Scaffold_376, whole genome shotgun sequence genome encodes these proteins:
- the CUNH19orf53 gene encoding leydig cell tumor 10 kDa protein homolog, translated as MAQGCPKAAAKRPKAAAAAAARSNRGPRKGGRTIAPKKLRVIQQQKLKKRLEVGIRMRIEQETVQRAQGALPKKLALVTAPKAGKDKDRGKKGRG; from the exons ATGGCGCAGGGCTGCCCCAAGGCCGCGGCCAAGCGCCCTaaagcggcggcggcagcggcggcccGGAGCAATCGGGGCCCACGGAAAGGAG GCCGCACCATCGCCCCCAAGAAGCTCCGCGTGatccagcagcagaagctgaagAAG CGCTTGGAGGTCGGGATCCGGATGCGGATCGAGCAGGAGACCGTGCAGCGAGCGCAGGGAGCGCTGCCCAAGAAGCTGGCGCTGGTCACGGCACCCAAGGCCGGCAAGGACAAGGACAGAGGCAAGAAGGGCCGCGGCTGA
- the NANOS3 gene encoding nanos homolog 3 — translation MWRDYLGLAAVVALLLREPAGRGDISVTMGALAAWGGSAPRAGPAPCAGPAPHARPAPSVGPAPCAGPAPHARPAPSVGPAPSAGPALHARPAPRAGPAPRARTAPHVGPAPCAEPAPRARPAPSAGPAPCTAPALSAGPAPHVGIAPSAGPAPPVGPSPCTEPAPCAEPAPPVGPSPYMEPAPHARPAPPVVPPPCTDPSPCSRPPPHARPPPPVGPPPHTDPPPHARPPPPVIPPPCTEPAPPAAPPPCPGLLPCSFCQHNGESPGVYRSHSLRDARGRLQCPVLRSYVCPQCGATQDQAHTRRFCPRTHRGYTSVYARPAAAGRRHRTGRV, via the coding sequence ATGTGGAGGGATTACCTGGGGCTGGCGGCCGtggtggccctgctgctccGTGAGCCCGCGGGCCGTGGGGACATCTCGGTGACAATGGGGGCTCTGGCTGCGTGGGGTGGGTCAGCTCCGCGTGCTGGGCCAGCTCCGTGTGCTGGGCCAGCTCCACATGCCAGACCAGCTCCATCTGTGGGGCCAGCTCCGTGTGCTGGGCCAGCTCCACATGCCAGACCAGCTCCATCTGTGGGGCCAGCTCCATCTGCGGGGCCAGCTCTGCATGCCAGACCAGCTCCACGTGCTGGGCCAGCTCCACGTGCTAGGACAGCTCCACATGTGGGGCCAGCTCCGTGTGCTGAACCAGCTCCACGTGCCAGGCCAGCTCCATCTGCTGGGCCAGCTCCATGCACTGCgccagctctgtctgctggaCCAGCTCCACATGTTGGGATAGCTCCATCTGCTGGGCCAGCTCCACCAGTGGGACCATCTCCATGCACAGAACCAGCTCCATGTGCTGAACCAGCTCCACCGGTGGGACCATCTCCATACATGGAACCAGCTCCACATGCCAGGCCAGCTCCACCCGTGGTTCCACCTCCATGCACTGACCCATCTCCATGCTCCAGGCCACCTCCACATGCCAGACCACCTCCACCAGTGGGACCACCTCCACACACCGACCCACCTCCACATGCCAGACCACCTCCGCCCGTGATTCCGCCTCCCTGCACGGAACCCGCTCCACCCGCGgctccccctccctgcccggggctgctgccctgctccttctGCCAGCACAACGGCGAGTCCCCGGGCGTGTACCGGAGCCACAGCCTGCGGGACGCGCGGGGCCGCCTGCAGTGCCCGGTGCTCCGCAGCTACGTCTGCCCGCAGTGCGGGGCCACGCAGGACCAGGCGCACACGCGGCGCTTCTGCCCCCGCACGCACCGCGGCTACACCTCGGTGTACGCGCGGCCCGCGGCCGCGGGCAGGAGGCACAGGACGGGCAGGGTGTAG